In Geminocystis sp. NIES-3708, a single window of DNA contains:
- a CDS encoding glycosyltransferase family 2 protein: protein MPEEKKLSLNLKTKQKLSIVIPVYNGGEAFYHCLLSIKKFAPPEIEIIVVADGDTDDSRKLAQKFTSKIIINDQALGPANARNLGAKIATGELLFFLDADVSIKEQTIPKIKLFFAENTEITALIGSYDDQPGAINFLSQYKNLFHHYTHQQGQENALTFWGACGVIKRDIFEKIGGFNNSYKLPSVEDVELGYRLTEAGYKINLVKDIQVKHLKKWTIISLLKADIFQRAIPWTILLLKYGNMVNDLNLSWTNRVSILLIYSLIILTVLSFWFNFVYLFIIIIITLLIINRKVYYFFYKKKGLIFSLNAILWHWFYYLYGGFGFMLGLILFRFKNVN, encoded by the coding sequence ATGCCTGAAGAAAAGAAACTATCTTTAAACTTAAAAACAAAACAAAAATTATCTATAGTAATTCCTGTCTATAACGGAGGTGAAGCATTTTATCACTGTTTATTAAGTATCAAAAAATTTGCTCCTCCAGAAATAGAAATTATTGTTGTAGCTGATGGAGATACTGATGATTCAAGAAAATTAGCTCAAAAATTTACATCTAAAATAATTATAAATGATCAAGCTTTAGGTCCTGCAAATGCAAGAAATTTAGGTGCTAAAATTGCCACAGGAGAGTTACTTTTTTTCTTAGATGCCGATGTTTCTATTAAGGAACAAACTATTCCTAAAATTAAGCTATTTTTTGCAGAAAACACAGAAATAACTGCCTTAATTGGTTCTTATGATGATCAACCCGGTGCGATTAATTTTTTGTCTCAATATAAAAATTTATTTCATCATTATACCCATCAACAAGGACAAGAAAACGCATTAACTTTTTGGGGTGCTTGTGGTGTTATTAAGCGAGATATTTTTGAAAAAATAGGAGGTTTTAATAATAGTTATAAGTTGCCTTCAGTAGAAGATGTTGAGTTAGGTTATCGACTTACCGAAGCAGGTTATAAAATTAATTTAGTTAAAGATATTCAGGTTAAACATTTGAAAAAATGGACTATAATTTCTCTGTTAAAAGCTGATATTTTTCAACGAGCTATTCCTTGGACTATTTTATTATTAAAATACGGTAATATGGTTAATGATCTTAATTTAAGTTGGACGAATAGAGTAAGTATTTTACTGATTTATAGTCTTATAATATTGACAGTATTATCCTTTTGGTTTAACTTTGTTTATTTATTTATTATTATCATCATTACCCTATTAATAATTAATCGAAAAGTTTATTATTTCTTTTATAAAAAAAAAGGCTTAATTTTTAGTTTAAATGCTATTTTATGGCATTGGTTTTACTATTTATATGGTGGTTTTGGTTTTATGTTAGGTTTAATTTTATTTAGGTTCAAAAATGTTAATTAA
- a CDS encoding glycosyltransferase 87 family protein produces the protein MLINFFKKISFTQKLNILSVFLLLLIIAYIVKGFSFLLSHDQGAGDLYFRWQEQQYIYHGYYPYFAREGMDFVIKEIGAIQSGGYLPWSFFSGFLFFPPISYPLTRVYHVFLNLISLSILGLFAYNLGKNYYRSYSLFAVASVLAISANSSTLGVGQYGVIINALLIIFYISLQKNQNSLAGLFLGIAMLKPNISAFYFLIPVTQKRLKTIIVFSLYIIVATFSIVKITNTNLLLILTDIYKQSNFFTAQGNSLVNLFLPLGISPNNATIILGVLGIIICLTVFYLYRNYSLLTLFAIASIMGRVCFYHLIYDNVMIVFLLLALLELTFKNPDKLNFIVLLIVGITLWIPAKAVNLFPFYEYKIQFIIWILAGVYLLIAQKK, from the coding sequence ATGTTAATTAATTTCTTTAAAAAGATCAGCTTTACACAAAAATTAAATATTTTATCTGTTTTTTTATTATTACTAATTATCGCTTATATTGTTAAGGGTTTTAGTTTTTTATTATCTCATGATCAAGGTGCAGGTGATTTATATTTTCGTTGGCAAGAACAACAATATATTTATCATGGATATTATCCTTATTTTGCCAGAGAAGGTATGGATTTTGTTATCAAAGAAATTGGTGCAATCCAATCTGGAGGTTATCTTCCTTGGTCATTTTTTAGTGGATTTTTATTTTTTCCCCCTATTTCTTATCCTTTAACTCGTGTATATCATGTTTTTTTGAATCTTATTTCTTTAAGTATTTTAGGTTTATTTGCCTATAATTTAGGGAAAAATTATTACCGATCTTATAGTTTATTTGCTGTAGCTTCTGTTTTAGCTATCAGTGCTAATTCTTCAACATTAGGGGTAGGTCAATATGGTGTAATTATTAATGCTCTTTTGATTATTTTTTATATTTCATTGCAGAAAAATCAAAATAGTTTAGCAGGATTATTTTTAGGAATAGCTATGTTAAAACCAAATATTTCTGCTTTTTATTTTTTAATTCCTGTTACTCAAAAAAGATTGAAAACGATCATAGTTTTTTCACTTTATATTATTGTTGCCACTTTTTCTATTGTGAAAATTACCAATACAAATTTATTGTTAATATTAACGGATATTTATAAACAATCTAATTTTTTCACAGCACAAGGTAACTCTTTAGTTAATTTATTTTTACCCTTAGGAATATCCCCTAATAATGCCACGATTATTTTAGGAGTGTTGGGGATAATAATTTGTTTAACTGTTTTTTATTTATACCGCAATTATTCTTTATTAACTCTATTTGCGATCGCCTCTATCATGGGGAGAGTCTGTTTTTATCATCTAATTTATGATAATGTTATGATAGTTTTTTTGTTGTTAGCATTATTAGAATTAACTTTTAAAAATCCCGATAAATTAAATTTTATAGTGTTATTAATAGTCGGAATAACGTTATGGATTCCTGCAAAAGCTGTTAATTTATTTCCTTTTTATGAGTATAAGATACAGTTTATTATTTGGATTTTAGCGGGAGTTTATTTATTAATAGCTCAAAAAAAATGA
- a CDS encoding glycosyltransferase — protein sequence MPSLIVPKMSVILPTPDKYHTIAKTLDYLRQQTVKKNLEIIIVAPSASEITPHIKEIDDFFAIEAIGIGKIKSIAFAYTEGIRHSQAPIVALAEDHCFPDADWAEYLIEAHKQPWAVVGPVLRNANPNNVVSWADMLIAYAPWLDFTPSGIVNFLPGHNSSYKKDILLSYEEKLAEMMETETILHWDIQSKGYQLYLESRAKTSHTNFGDLFTWIQVQFYCGKLFAGDRVNNQNWNMGKKLIYTMASPLIPFVRLWRIYRQLEERKLQKLWSLKLFLTLFLGLIIDSIGQGIGYIFGVGKAMAKISKFEFHRDQYS from the coding sequence ATGCCTTCTTTAATAGTTCCAAAAATGTCGGTTATTTTACCAACTCCAGATAAGTATCATACTATAGCGAAAACCCTTGATTATTTACGTCAACAAACTGTCAAAAAGAATTTAGAAATTATCATTGTTGCACCTTCGGCTTCTGAAATAACACCGCATATAAAAGAAATTGATGATTTTTTTGCGATCGAAGCTATTGGCATAGGTAAAATAAAATCTATTGCTTTTGCATACACAGAGGGTATTCGCCATTCCCAAGCCCCTATTGTTGCCTTAGCGGAAGATCATTGTTTTCCTGATGCTGATTGGGCAGAATATCTCATTGAAGCCCATAAACAACCTTGGGCAGTAGTCGGCCCCGTATTACGAAATGCTAATCCCAATAATGTCGTAAGTTGGGCAGATATGTTAATTGCTTATGCACCCTGGTTAGATTTTACACCTTCGGGAATAGTCAATTTTCTTCCAGGTCATAATAGTAGCTATAAAAAAGATATTCTGCTTTCTTATGAAGAAAAATTAGCAGAAATGATGGAGACCGAAACTATATTACATTGGGATATACAAAGTAAAGGTTATCAACTTTATTTAGAGTCAAGGGCAAAAACTTCTCATACTAATTTTGGTGATTTATTTACTTGGATTCAAGTGCAGTTTTATTGTGGTAAATTATTTGCTGGCGATCGTGTTAACAATCAAAATTGGAATATGGGTAAAAAGTTAATTTATACAATGGCTTCTCCTTTAATTCCTTTTGTTCGTTTATGGCGAATTTATCGACAATTAGAAGAGCGTAAATTACAAAAGTTATGGTCTTTAAAACTATTTTTAACTCTTTTTTTGGGCTTGATTATTGATAGTATTGGGCAAGGTATTGGTTACATTTTTGGAGTGGGAAAAGCCATGGCAAAAATATCAAAATTTGAATTTCATCGAGATCAATATTCTTAA
- a CDS encoding glycosyltransferase family A protein, protein MALARWSVNPTYNRPQQLFNCLKALSQILHPSFEVIIIDDGSVNSIEHIIVNFEFQLNIKLITQKNQGAASARNTGAKVAQGEYLAFTDDDCLPTATWLTSLVEVLRLYPHCLVGGKTENALFDNPYSVTS, encoded by the coding sequence GTGGCTTTAGCCCGATGGAGTGTCAATCCTACCTATAATCGACCACAACAATTATTTAATTGTTTAAAAGCCTTAAGTCAAATACTACACCCTTCTTTTGAGGTAATTATTATTGATGATGGTAGTGTAAACTCGATCGAACATATTATTGTAAATTTTGAGTTTCAACTAAACATCAAATTAATTACACAGAAAAATCAGGGGGCGGCATCCGCTCGTAATACGGGAGCAAAAGTCGCTCAAGGTGAATATCTTGCTTTTACCGATGATGATTGTTTACCCACAGCAACTTGGCTTACATCTCTAGTAGAAGTTTTGAGATTATATCCTCATTGTTTAGTAGGAGGTAAAACAGAAAATGCTTTATTTGATAATCCTTATTCTGTAACATCTTAA
- a CDS encoding glycosyltransferase family 2 protein, whose amino-acid sequence MDVVYSYYHQLGKTLRFFASNNFALSRFDFLDLGGFNESFYTSEDQEFCDRWLQKGFDLKYVPSTLVYHDHYLTLDSFWRQHFNYGRGAFRFYQSRVERGLHGLKIEPQFYQKLITYSFYLEFFTAILLKILVNSFHRSTS is encoded by the coding sequence ATTGATGTAGTTTATAGTTACTATCATCAACTTGGGAAAACACTACGTTTTTTTGCTTCCAATAATTTTGCTCTTTCTCGTTTTGATTTTTTAGATTTAGGAGGATTTAATGAGAGTTTTTACACTTCGGAAGATCAGGAATTTTGCGATCGCTGGTTGCAAAAAGGATTTGATTTAAAATATGTACCATCTACCTTAGTTTACCATGACCATTACTTAACACTAGATAGTTTTTGGCGACAACATTTTAATTATGGTAGAGGAGCATTTAGATTTTATCAAAGTAGAGTTGAACGAGGTTTGCACGGTTTAAAAATTGAACCACAATTTTATCAAAAGCTGATAACTTATTCCTTTTACCTTGAGTTTTTCACTGCAATTCTCCTTAAAATATTGGTTAATTCTTTTCATCGCTCAACTAGCTAA
- a CDS encoding GMC oxidoreductase: MIINGQNIPQEEILKADICIVGAGAAGLTLARQFNNTSVSVLLLESGGLKNDLMTQSLADGTSDGEIYPFKESRFRCFGGSTTRWSGICIPLDEGDFEHKSWLTYSGWPFSKSELLPYYQKAEEIFGLPQKTLNLSDKSPFHQSPLKTKILKYSNPLDLGKKYKQEIIESKNISLIIHSNVIELIPHQEGRLIESLKVQGSDGNGFIVKARTVILSTGGMENARLLLASNSYFPQGLGNHNDLVGRFFMEHYFKVAGILPINQKSEFITSFTHRYPFGNTYAQDVFGLSDDLRDREQLLNIHWRICRYNLLEDTQTVITAKKLAKQFSQGDFSQMIQQWQLLWQGDLTVIPRYLWWHFYNRLNPSAHFDHIRFVGLVEQEPDFHNRITLSSKCDFLGQPLVNLTLNFSQKMWESVDRSMSCLSKILSERGFGQLEYDCDRLQHLTFYDKVGYHPMGTTRMHPNPRYGVVDANGKVHDVDNLYIAGSSIFPTGGAANPTFTIVALALRLADHLFQINQ; the protein is encoded by the coding sequence ATGATTATTAACGGACAAAATATTCCACAAGAAGAAATCTTAAAAGCCGATATTTGTATTGTTGGTGCCGGGGCGGCAGGATTGACTTTAGCTCGACAATTTAATAATACTTCAGTTTCAGTTTTACTTTTAGAGAGTGGTGGTTTAAAAAATGATCTCATGACTCAATCTTTGGCAGATGGTACAAGTGATGGCGAAATCTACCCTTTTAAAGAATCTCGCTTTCGTTGTTTCGGAGGTTCAACTACCCGTTGGAGTGGTATATGTATTCCTTTAGATGAGGGAGATTTTGAACACAAATCATGGTTGACTTATAGCGGTTGGCCTTTTTCTAAGTCCGAACTTTTACCTTATTATCAAAAAGCTGAAGAAATTTTCGGATTGCCACAAAAAACTTTGAATCTCAGCGATAAATCACCTTTTCATCAATCTCCCTTAAAAACGAAAATATTAAAATATAGTAATCCCCTTGATTTAGGCAAAAAATATAAGCAGGAAATAATTGAGTCCAAAAATATTAGTCTGATTATTCATAGCAATGTTATTGAGTTAATTCCCCATCAGGAAGGGAGATTAATAGAATCTTTAAAGGTGCAAGGAAGTGACGGTAATGGTTTTATCGTTAAAGCTCGTACAGTTATCTTATCTACAGGGGGGATGGAAAATGCACGACTTTTATTAGCCTCGAATAGTTATTTTCCTCAAGGTTTAGGCAATCATAATGATTTAGTAGGGCGCTTTTTCATGGAACATTATTTCAAAGTTGCGGGGATTTTGCCGATTAATCAAAAATCAGAATTTATCACATCTTTTACTCATCGTTACCCTTTTGGGAATACCTATGCTCAAGATGTTTTCGGTTTAAGTGATGATTTGCGAGATAGAGAACAACTTTTAAATATTCACTGGCGTATTTGTCGTTACAATCTTTTAGAAGACACTCAAACTGTTATCACGGCTAAAAAGTTAGCAAAACAATTTTCTCAAGGTGATTTTTCCCAAATGATTCAGCAGTGGCAATTACTATGGCAAGGTGACTTGACTGTCATACCTCGTTATCTGTGGTGGCATTTTTACAATAGACTCAATCCCTCCGCTCATTTTGATCATATTCGCTTTGTTGGTTTAGTAGAACAAGAGCCAGATTTTCACAATCGTATTACTTTATCGTCAAAATGCGATTTTTTAGGACAACCTTTAGTTAATCTTACTTTGAATTTTAGTCAAAAAATGTGGGAAAGTGTCGATCGATCTATGTCTTGTCTCAGTAAAATTTTATCAGAAAGGGGTTTTGGTCAGTTAGAATATGATTGCGATCGCCTACAACATCTAACTTTCTATGATAAAGTTGGTTATCATCCCATGGGTACTACTAGAATGCACCCCAATCCTCGTTATGGAGTAGTTGATGCCAACGGTAAAGTACATGATGTCGATAACTTATACATTGCAGGAAGTTCTATTTTTCCAACAGGAGGGGCGGCAAATCCTACTTTTACGATCGTTGCTTTAGCTTTACGTTTAGCCGATCATCTTTTTCAAATTAATCAATAA
- a CDS encoding GNAT family N-acetyltransferase, whose product MTQQLTTRFLSENEYEKWTKFVCESPTGSVYSLPEYLEILCTVTGDRFRILAVFQGNELVGGIALYETWKFFSLVAVACPRLLLSYHSPVLRAYESNYPSHIRSKYTAILRALIDKLSTLPYVYLNLTIFYLINDMRLFLEVGWEVSPVYGYMVSLKDTQQIWQKMEQNFRRLVNRGIKNGFVFTEDDDFDSFYKWHLEASQRKNFSLYLPEDKYRQYFELLREKNLCKLHQVRLDNGKSIGAFLILTSSHPVSHTVCTGSDVNYLNLGSIPFLRWKSFERLAELGYESNNLTGASLNQVKDFKNQIGGELITNWIVIKPPHFSYRIYQKLTFKD is encoded by the coding sequence ATGACTCAACAATTAACCACAAGGTTTTTATCAGAAAATGAATATGAAAAATGGACAAAATTTGTTTGTGAATCTCCCACAGGAAGTGTTTATAGTTTACCTGAATATTTAGAAATTTTATGTACAGTAACAGGAGATCGTTTCAGGATTTTAGCAGTATTTCAAGGTAATGAATTAGTGGGGGGTATTGCCCTTTATGAAACGTGGAAATTCTTTTCATTGGTTGCCGTAGCTTGTCCTCGACTACTTTTATCTTACCATAGTCCAGTTTTACGAGCTTATGAAAGTAATTATCCCAGTCATATAAGAAGTAAATATACCGCTATTTTACGAGCTTTAATTGATAAATTATCAACCCTTCCTTATGTATATTTAAACCTAACTATTTTTTATTTAATTAACGATATGAGGCTTTTTCTGGAAGTAGGTTGGGAAGTTTCGCCCGTTTATGGTTATATGGTATCTCTAAAAGATACTCAACAAATTTGGCAAAAAATGGAGCAAAATTTTCGTCGTTTAGTTAACAGAGGAATTAAAAATGGTTTCGTTTTTACTGAAGATGATGATTTTGATAGTTTTTATAAATGGCATTTAGAAGCATCTCAAAGAAAAAATTTTTCGTTGTATCTTCCTGAAGATAAATATCGACAATATTTTGAACTTTTGCGAGAAAAAAATCTTTGCAAACTTCACCAAGTACGTTTAGATAATGGTAAATCGATCGGTGCATTTTTAATTTTAACAAGTTCTCATCCCGTTAGTCATACAGTTTGTACTGGTAGTGATGTTAATTACCTAAATCTTGGTAGTATTCCTTTTTTACGTTGGAAATCCTTTGAAAGATTAGCCGAACTTGGCTATGAAAGTAATAATTTAACAGGGGCTTCTTTGAATCAAGTTAAAGATTTTAAAAATCAAATAGGAGGAGAATTAATTACTAACTGGATAGTTATTAAACCGCCCCATTTTAGTTATCGTATATATCAAAAATTGACTTTTAAAGATTAA
- a CDS encoding sulfotransferase: MMKLINNLFIPKKQSGNLPNFIIIGAMKCGTTSLHYYLNCHPEISMSREKELNFFIYERNWNKGIQWYQSQFQGNGKIYGEASPNYTYFPKWSETAKLMYQTVPHAKLIYLVRDPIERLISHYIHHYADRIENHSLTDALANCQENGYRYYLSCSRYYFQLEQYLKYFSPSNILIITTEELSQFPQKTLQTIFKFLEVSENFQMINYKRKLHRSIYKRRRTDLGNTISKLPLINNIDTLSPPLRHYIKKIVYFPFSQGISKPILEKDLKNQLIQYFKTDVHKLRKFTDKDFQEWCV, translated from the coding sequence ATGATGAAATTAATTAATAATTTATTCATACCTAAAAAACAATCAGGAAATCTTCCCAATTTTATTATTATTGGTGCTATGAAATGTGGAACTACCAGTTTGCATTATTATCTTAATTGTCATCCCGAAATTTCTATGTCAAGGGAAAAAGAATTAAACTTTTTCATTTATGAAAGAAATTGGAATAAGGGAATTCAGTGGTATCAATCTCAATTTCAGGGTAATGGTAAAATTTATGGAGAAGCATCCCCTAATTACACTTATTTTCCCAAATGGTCAGAAACAGCAAAATTGATGTATCAAACTGTGCCCCATGCTAAACTTATTTATTTAGTTAGAGATCCTATTGAAAGATTAATTTCTCATTATATTCATCACTATGCGGATAGAATAGAAAATCACTCCCTCACGGATGCTTTAGCCAATTGTCAAGAAAATGGTTATCGTTATTATCTGTCTTGTAGTCGTTATTATTTTCAATTAGAACAATATTTAAAATATTTTTCCCCTTCTAATATTCTGATTATTACCACAGAAGAATTATCCCAATTTCCTCAAAAAACTCTCCAAACTATTTTTAAATTTTTAGAAGTATCCGAGAATTTTCAAATGATAAACTATAAGAGAAAACTTCATCGCTCTATTTATAAACGAAGAAGAACAGATTTGGGAAATACCATTAGTAAACTCCCTTTAATAAATAATATTGATACTCTATCTCCTCCTTTAAGACATTATATTAAGAAAATAGTTTATTTTCCTTTTTCTCAAGGAATTAGCAAACCTATACTAGAAAAAGATTTGAAAAATCAATTAATTCAATATTTTAAAACGGATGTTCATAAATTACGAAAATTTACAGACAAAGATTTTCAGGAATGGTGTGTTTAA